From Nocardioides daedukensis, the proteins below share one genomic window:
- a CDS encoding GNAT family N-acetyltransferase has product MTIEIVPGHDFDEVATLLGPKNPDSSVCFCLSHRIPAKLNTSLKGPERADYVRGLCSRAVAPGVVARRDGEPVGWAAVAPRSELPFARSTKIPHVDDLPVWSIWCIRVRAGFRKQGIARTLIPGAVAYAASQGAPAVEGYPVDNDGAKVDLTMAYVGTRALFEAAGFTWAAATDAVSGGFPRVVMRRDLR; this is encoded by the coding sequence ATGACGATCGAGATCGTGCCCGGCCATGACTTCGATGAGGTGGCCACACTGCTCGGGCCGAAGAACCCGGACTCCTCGGTCTGCTTCTGCCTGAGCCACCGCATCCCGGCGAAGCTGAACACGTCCCTCAAGGGCCCCGAGCGCGCCGACTACGTCCGCGGGCTGTGCTCCCGCGCGGTCGCACCCGGCGTGGTTGCCCGCCGTGACGGGGAGCCGGTCGGTTGGGCTGCCGTCGCGCCACGCTCGGAGCTACCGTTCGCCCGATCGACGAAGATCCCGCACGTCGACGACCTGCCGGTGTGGTCGATCTGGTGCATCCGGGTGCGCGCCGGGTTCCGCAAGCAGGGGATCGCGCGGACGCTGATCCCCGGTGCCGTTGCCTATGCGGCCTCGCAGGGAGCGCCGGCCGTGGAGGGCTATCCCGTGGACAACGACGGCGCGAAGGTGGACCTGACGATGGCGTACGTCGGCACCCGCGCGCTGTTCGAGGCCGCCGGCTTCACCTGGGCCGCGGCGACGGATGCGGTCTCCGGGGGCTTTCCCCGCGTGGTGATGCGCCGGGACCTGCGCTGA
- a CDS encoding dienelactone hydrolase family protein, with the protein MTDDALADFELETFSSQGKEHQVYRSGVGPAVIVLAEFPGITPKVAQFARTVRDEGFTVVLPHLFGAPGRDPDPSAHGRAGTAATMARSLGRVCVSREFSLFATGKTSPVIPWLRDLAAHEHERCGGPGVGAIGMCLTGGFALAMATDARVLAPVLSQPSLPLAALPGRKAGTDISEADLAVVRQRCVAGELKVLGLRFRSDKLVPDERFGWLREQLGDAFVAVELDDEDANPDALIAPHSVVTEHLIDEPGSRTRQALDDVLELFRSRLLVGADD; encoded by the coding sequence ATGACAGATGACGCGCTCGCGGACTTCGAGCTGGAGACGTTCTCCTCGCAGGGCAAGGAGCACCAGGTCTATCGATCCGGTGTCGGGCCGGCGGTGATCGTGCTGGCCGAGTTCCCGGGGATCACGCCGAAGGTGGCCCAGTTCGCCCGGACCGTGCGTGACGAAGGCTTCACCGTCGTGCTGCCGCACCTGTTCGGGGCCCCCGGCCGGGACCCGGACCCGTCGGCGCACGGGCGGGCCGGCACCGCGGCCACCATGGCCCGGTCGCTGGGCAGGGTCTGCGTGAGCAGGGAGTTCAGCCTCTTCGCCACCGGCAAGACCTCGCCGGTGATCCCGTGGCTGCGCGACCTTGCCGCCCACGAGCACGAGCGCTGCGGTGGGCCGGGGGTCGGTGCGATCGGGATGTGCCTGACCGGCGGCTTCGCGCTCGCGATGGCCACCGACGCGCGTGTGCTGGCGCCGGTGCTCTCCCAGCCCTCGCTCCCGCTGGCCGCCCTTCCGGGTCGCAAGGCCGGTACCGACATCTCGGAGGCGGACCTGGCCGTGGTCAGGCAGCGATGCGTCGCCGGTGAGCTGAAGGTGCTGGGGCTTCGTTTCCGCAGCGACAAGCTGGTCCCCGACGAGCGGTTCGGGTGGTTGCGCGAGCAGCTGGGCGATGCGTTCGTGGCGGTCGAGCTCGACGACGAGGACGCCAACCCCGATGCCCTGATCGCGCCGCACTCGGTGGTCACCGAGCACCTCATCGACGAGCCGGGCTCGCGCACCCGCCAGGCGTTGGACGACGTGCTCGAGCTGTTCCGGAGCAGGCTGCTCGTCGGTGCCGACGACTAG
- a CDS encoding class I SAM-dependent methyltransferase has translation MSREQWDSEAATYDEEPDHGLTDPTIREAWRQLLAGVLPSPPAHIADLGCGTGTLARLLVDEGYSVDGLDFSPEMLARARVKVPEATFVAGDASTPALKEGTYDVVLSRHVLWALPDPKTSFAKWVKLLRPGGIVVLVEGDWSTGAGLSAAEAEEIVRSVRQDVSVQRLSEEIYWGKVIDDERYLLISRS, from the coding sequence ATGAGCAGGGAACAGTGGGACAGCGAAGCCGCGACCTATGACGAGGAACCCGACCACGGCCTCACCGACCCGACCATCCGGGAGGCGTGGCGCCAGCTCCTGGCCGGCGTGCTCCCCTCGCCGCCTGCACACATCGCCGACCTGGGCTGCGGCACCGGGACCCTGGCCAGGCTCCTGGTCGACGAGGGCTACAGCGTCGACGGTCTCGACTTCTCCCCCGAGATGCTGGCCCGGGCGCGGGTGAAGGTCCCGGAGGCGACGTTCGTGGCCGGCGATGCCTCCACCCCGGCGCTCAAGGAAGGCACCTATGACGTGGTGCTGAGTCGACACGTGCTCTGGGCGCTGCCGGACCCCAAGACGTCGTTCGCCAAGTGGGTCAAGCTCCTGCGCCCCGGTGGGATCGTCGTCCTGGTCGAGGGCGACTGGAGCACCGGAGCAGGGCTCAGTGCAGCCGAGGCCGAGGAGATCGTGCGCAGCGTGCGCCAGGACGTCAGCGTGCAGCGGCTCTCCGAGGAGATCTATTGGGGCAAGGTCATCGACGACGAGCGCTACCTGTTGATCAGCCGGAGCTGA
- a CDS encoding MFS transporter: MYSRLVRTESDQAPDLAEDAVGHVERNGLRQMGGQAMQGIGDQVVNAKTVLPWLLGAVGAPGGMLALLVPIRESGSMLPQAPLTSWVRRLRARKWAWVAGAGAQAVATASMALAALAWQGWVAGIAILVALAVFALGRALCSLASKDVLGRTIPKGQRGQINGVVTVLSGAVALTLGLALEVWGGDVDAGLLALLLFAAAATWVIGLAIYVGIREPETEPDDPAEGPGWAAQAWHLLRDDATLRRFVLVRSLLLVSALSPPFVVAIGASSNGGALSGLGLFVMAQGVANLVGGRLFGRLADRSSRQLMVWCAVGASAVIGGYLLALTSATLRESAWLHPTTYLLLAIVHLGTRLARKTYVVDMAEGDQRTEYVAVANTAMGVLLLAAGAVTGVLSIWGNVPALVLLAVLGLIGAALGRSLPEVSARG, translated from the coding sequence ATGTACTCACGCCTGGTCCGCACCGAGAGCGACCAAGCACCAGACCTTGCCGAGGACGCCGTCGGGCACGTGGAGCGCAACGGCCTGCGCCAAATGGGTGGCCAGGCGATGCAGGGCATCGGCGACCAGGTGGTCAACGCCAAGACGGTCCTGCCGTGGTTGCTCGGCGCGGTGGGTGCGCCGGGCGGGATGCTCGCGCTGCTCGTGCCGATCCGCGAGTCCGGCTCGATGCTTCCCCAGGCCCCGCTCACCTCGTGGGTACGTCGACTCCGCGCCCGCAAGTGGGCCTGGGTCGCCGGGGCCGGTGCCCAGGCAGTGGCGACCGCGTCGATGGCGCTGGCCGCCCTCGCCTGGCAGGGATGGGTTGCCGGCATCGCCATCCTGGTCGCGTTGGCCGTCTTCGCACTGGGGCGCGCGCTCTGCTCGCTGGCCAGCAAGGACGTGCTCGGCAGGACCATCCCCAAGGGTCAGCGCGGTCAGATCAACGGGGTGGTCACGGTGCTCTCCGGCGCGGTGGCACTCACCCTCGGCCTGGCGCTGGAGGTGTGGGGCGGAGACGTGGACGCGGGCCTGCTCGCCCTGCTGCTCTTCGCCGCGGCGGCGACCTGGGTGATCGGGCTGGCCATCTATGTCGGCATCCGGGAGCCGGAGACCGAGCCCGACGACCCGGCCGAGGGGCCGGGCTGGGCCGCGCAGGCCTGGCACCTGCTCCGCGACGACGCGACGTTGCGCCGCTTCGTCCTGGTCCGCTCACTCCTGCTCGTCTCCGCCCTCAGCCCGCCGTTCGTGGTCGCCATCGGCGCGTCCAGCAACGGTGGAGCGCTCTCGGGTCTCGGGTTGTTCGTGATGGCCCAAGGAGTGGCGAACCTGGTCGGTGGCCGGCTCTTCGGCCGGTTGGCGGACCGTTCCTCGCGCCAGCTGATGGTGTGGTGTGCGGTGGGGGCATCGGCAGTGATCGGCGGCTACCTGCTGGCGTTGACCTCCGCGACGCTGCGCGAGTCGGCCTGGCTGCACCCCACGACGTACCTCCTGCTGGCGATCGTCCACCTGGGCACGCGACTGGCCCGCAAGACCTATGTCGTGGACATGGCCGAGGGCGACCAGCGCACCGAATATGTCGCGGTCGCCAACACCGCGATGGGCGTGCTGCTGCTGGCCGCCGGCGCCGTGACCGGGGTGCTGTCGATCTGGGGCAACGTCCCGGCGTTGGTCCTGCTGGCCGTGCTCGGCTTGATCGGGGCGGCCCTGGGCCGTTCGCTCCCCGAGGTCAGCGCCCGCGGCTGA
- a CDS encoding LLM class flavin-dependent oxidoreductase, with protein sequence MRTILAHAGDGKFPTTPVVVAVMKNIGFLNFGHWSAAPQSQVQTASDALLQSIDLAVAAEEVGADGAYFRVHHFAQQLASPFPLLAAIGAKTSRIEIGTGVIDMRYENPLYMTEDAGAADLIAGGRLQLGISRGSPEQVIDGFRYFGYEPPEGDHAEMARQHTAIFLQQLEGKGFAQPNPRPMFPNPPGLLRLEPHSPGLRDRIWWGAGSRATAVWTAEQGMNLMSSTLLTEDTGVPFHQLQAEQIQMFRDAWTAAGHQREPRVSVSRSIFPIVSSMDRAYFGDESRSQDQVGNLEGGRARFGKTYAGEIDQLVKDLAEDEAIAAADTVLIAVPNQLGVDYNTQIIENIVRYVAPELGWR encoded by the coding sequence ATGCGCACCATTCTCGCGCACGCAGGTGACGGGAAGTTCCCGACCACCCCTGTTGTTGTCGCTGTCATGAAGAACATCGGCTTCCTGAACTTCGGCCACTGGTCCGCCGCCCCGCAGTCGCAGGTCCAGACCGCCTCCGACGCGCTGCTGCAGTCGATCGACCTCGCAGTGGCTGCCGAGGAGGTCGGGGCGGACGGTGCCTACTTCCGGGTGCACCACTTCGCGCAACAGCTCGCCTCGCCCTTCCCGCTGCTCGCCGCGATCGGCGCGAAGACCAGCCGGATCGAGATCGGCACCGGCGTGATCGACATGCGCTACGAGAACCCGCTCTACATGACCGAGGACGCGGGTGCGGCCGACCTGATCGCCGGTGGCCGGCTGCAGCTCGGCATCAGCCGGGGATCACCGGAGCAGGTCATCGACGGGTTCCGCTACTTCGGCTATGAGCCGCCGGAGGGCGACCACGCCGAGATGGCGCGCCAGCACACGGCGATCTTCCTGCAGCAGCTGGAGGGCAAGGGCTTCGCGCAGCCCAACCCGCGTCCGATGTTCCCCAACCCGCCTGGCCTGTTGCGTCTTGAGCCGCATTCCCCCGGCCTCCGCGACCGGATCTGGTGGGGTGCGGGCTCCCGCGCCACCGCGGTGTGGACTGCGGAGCAGGGGATGAACCTGATGAGCTCGACGCTGCTCACCGAGGACACGGGTGTGCCGTTCCACCAGCTCCAGGCCGAGCAGATCCAGATGTTCCGCGACGCCTGGACGGCCGCCGGTCACCAGCGGGAGCCGCGGGTCTCGGTGTCGCGCAGCATCTTCCCGATCGTGAGCTCGATGGATCGGGCCTACTTCGGTGACGAGTCGCGCAGCCAGGACCAGGTCGGGAACCTGGAGGGCGGCCGGGCCCGTTTCGGCAAGACCTATGCCGGTGAGATCGACCAGCTGGTCAAGGACCTGGCCGAGGACGAGGCGATCGCCGCGGCCGACACCGTCCTGATCGCGGTGCCGAACCAGCTGGGTGTCGACTACAACACCCAGATCATCGAGAACATCGTGCGCTACGTCGCTCCCGAGCTGGGCTGGCGCTGA